The Garra rufa chromosome 18, GarRuf1.0, whole genome shotgun sequence genome window below encodes:
- the ccnt1 gene encoding cyclin-T1 isoform X1 → MAASFPSLSLNNNKWYFTREQIENSPSRRAGLDPDKELSYRQQAANLLQDMGQRLNVSQLTINTAIVYMHRFYMIQSFTRFHRNVIAPAALFLAAKVEEQPRKLEHVIKVTHACLNPQDPSPDTRSDTYLQQAQDLVILESIILQTLAFEITIDHPHTHVVKCTQLVRGENKLLTVNCASYCSVMGTTSPRSSQITSDYELSFVVPASKDLAQTSYFMATNSLHLTTFCLQYSPPIVACVCIHLACKWSNWEIPVSTDGKHWWEYVDPTVTLELLDELTHEFLQILEKTPSRLKRIRNWKAAGQTAKKSKVQDGDQSEAIMNMISMAASDSTLAGLMSLSAPPSGSSLDSSADDPSAAPSSQHWQGPAKEQPTANELHVPAKLSLSEYRVKHADELAAQKRKLENMEASVKQGYATAAQALMNQQRKEKHHHHQQSSSTSSDVNNPSPIVLKIPLDERSERSSIKMRFPVPGQSSSGGHSSSSSSRGSEQDIKVRIRVPERRSGEDGKSREKHRERSNHHHHHHHHHHHHHSSATGSLSTSSSSSSAQKHSSSASASGSSKKVSGDSVRTSSSSSSSRKRTHLPDPSGTHPSKVSKSSRNSFQLPTLSGVPSHAMGQGSDILPSLSLSHHQGNYSHSKSDKADTNGHNSGSQSNEYQDTFDMLNSLLSAQGVQPAQPQMFDYRSQYGEYRFSSNARGGGQAPPLPSEPPPPLPPLPK, encoded by the exons ATGGCGGCTTCGTTCCCTTCGCTTTCGCTAAATAACAATAAATGGTACTTCACGCGCGAACAAATCGAAAACAGTCCATCTCGCCGAGCGGGACTTGATCCCGACAAAGAGCTTTCGTACCGACAGCAAGCTGCTAACCTGCTGCAGGACATGGGACAGCGGCTCAACGT GTCTCAACTTACAATTAACACTGCCATTGTCTATATGCATCGGTTCTACATGATCCAGTCCTTCACTCGCTTCCACCGAAAT GTGATTGCTCCTGCAGCTCTCTTTTTAGCCGCGAAAGTAGAAGAACAGCCTCGCAAGCTGGAACATGTTATTAAGGTGACCCATGCGTGTCTCAATCCTCAGGACCCGTCACCAGACACTAGGAGTGAT ACATACCTGCAACAAGCCCAAGACCTGGTCATTCTTGAGAGCATTATACTCCAGACCCTGG CTTTTGAGATCACCATTGATCATCCCCACACACATGTTGTCAAGTGTACTCAGCTTGTGCGAGGTGAGAACAAGCTGCTCACAGTAAACTGTGCTTCATATTGCTCAGTAATGGGTACTACTAGCCCAAGAAGCTCACAGATCACGTCTGATTATGAGCTTTCCTTTGTTGTTCCAGCGAGCAAGGACTTGGCTCAAACCTCATATTTCATGGCAACAAACAG tcTCCACTTGACTACATTCTGCCTGCAGTATAGCCCACCCATCGTAGCTTGTGTTTGTATTCATCTGGCCTGTAAATGGTCCAACTGGGAAATTCCAGTTTCCACAGACGGCAAACACTGGTGGGAGTATGTTGACCCCACAGTGACCCTTGAACTGTTGGATG AGCTCACACATGAGTTCCTGCAGATCTTGGAGAAGACGCCTAGCCGCTTAAAACGCATCAGAAACTGGAAA GCTGCAGGTCAAACGGCAAAGAAATCAAAAGTACAAGATGGTGATCAGTCAGAAGCCATTATGAACATGATCTCCATGGCGGCGTCCGACAGCACATTGGCCGGGCTGATGAGTCTCTCCGCCCCACCCTCCGGTTCCTCCTTAGACTCCTCAGCCGACGACCCCAGCGCTGCTCCCTCATCCCAACACTGGCAGGGTCCTGCCAAAGAGCAGCCTACCGCCAACGAGCTTCACGTACCTGCTAAGTTGTCTCTGAGCGAGTATCGGGTGAAGCACGCCGACGAGCTGGCGGCGCAGAAACGAAAGCTGGAGAACATGGAGGCAAGTGTGAAACAGGGATACGCCACTGCCGCCCAGGCCCTAATGAACCAGCAGAGGAAGGAGAAGCACCATCACCACCAGCAGTCCAGCTCTACTTCCTCAGACGTAAACAACCCCTCGCCCATCGTCCTAAAGATCCCGTTGGACGAACGATCGGAACGCAGTTCCATAAAAATGCGCTTCCCGGTGCCAGGCCAATCCAGCAGCGGGgggcacagcagcagcagcagcagtcgAGGATCCGAGCAGGACATTAAAGTGCGAATTCGGGTTCCAGAAAGGCGATCCGGAGAAGACGGGAAAAGCCGCGAGAAGCACCGAGAGCGCTccaaccaccaccaccaccatcatcatcaccatcaccACCACCACTCTTCCGCCACCGGCTCTTTATCAACATCGTCTTCCTCATCCTCAGCACAAAAACACTCGAGTTCTGCCAGCGCGTCAGGAAGTAGCAAAAAGGTCTCAGGTGATTCGGTGCGAACGAGTTCTTCGTCATCCTCGTCCCGAAAAAGAACCCACTTGCCGGATCCATCCGGCACCCATCCCTCGAAAGTCAGCAAATCGTCCAGAAACTCGTTTCAGTTGCCGACGCTTTCCGGAGTGCCCTCCCACGCGATGGGTCAGGGGTCCGACATCCTTCCCTCGCTGAGCCTCTCGCACCATCAGGGAAACTATTCGCACTCCAAGTCGGACAAAGCCGACACGAACGGCCACAATTCGGGCAGCCAGTCCAACGAGTACCAGGACACTTTTGACATGTTGAACTCGCTGCTCAGCGCGCAGGGGGTGCAGCCGGCGCAACCTCAGATGTTTGACTATCGCTCTCAGTACGGAGAGTACCGATTTAGCAGTAACGCTCGCGGAGGAGGCCAGGCACCACCTTTACCCTCAGAACCACCTCCACCTCTGCCGCCTCTGCCCAAATGA
- the tmem18 gene encoding transmembrane protein 18: MTKAKNISAIPIDGFSNVRITSIWSFLQSVDWSEPWLMGLLIFHVLCFAFTILSCKYYRLQICHFLLMVAMVYSAEYLNELAAMNWRSFSKFQYFDSKGMFISLVYSVPLLLNTIIIVAVWVWRTFSTMTELKIMQLKRKAARENKKAQ, from the exons ATGACTAAAGCTAAAAATATCAGCGCTATTCCAATCGATGGATTCAGCAATGTACGCATCACGTCCATATGGAGCTTTCTACAGTCT GTTGACTGGTCTGAACCCTGGCTGATGGGTCTGCTGATCTTTCATGTCTTGTGTTTTGCTTTCACCATCCTATCCTGTAAATACTACCGCCTTCAGATCTGTCATTTTCTCTTGATGG tcGCTATGGTTTACAGTGCAGAATACCTGAATGAGCTGGCAGCGATGAATTGGAG GTCTTTTTCAAAGTTCCAATACTTTGATTCAAAAGGAATGTTCATATCACTAGTATACTCAGTCCCGCTCTTGCTCAACACTATTATTATCGTG GCTGTGTGGGTATGGAGGACCTTCTCAACCATGACAGAATTGAAGATAATGCAGTTAAAGAGAAAAGCTGCCAGAGAGAACAAGAAAGCGCAGTAG
- the ccnt1 gene encoding cyclin-T1 isoform X2 — translation MAASFPSLSLNNNKWYFTREQIENSPSRRAGLDPDKELSYRQQAANLLQDMGQRLNVSQLTINTAIVYMHRFYMIQSFTRFHRNVIAPAALFLAAKVEEQPRKLEHVIKVTHACLNPQDPSPDTRSDTYLQQAQDLVILESIILQTLAFEITIDHPHTHVVKCTQLVRASKDLAQTSYFMATNSLHLTTFCLQYSPPIVACVCIHLACKWSNWEIPVSTDGKHWWEYVDPTVTLELLDELTHEFLQILEKTPSRLKRIRNWKAAGQTAKKSKVQDGDQSEAIMNMISMAASDSTLAGLMSLSAPPSGSSLDSSADDPSAAPSSQHWQGPAKEQPTANELHVPAKLSLSEYRVKHADELAAQKRKLENMEASVKQGYATAAQALMNQQRKEKHHHHQQSSSTSSDVNNPSPIVLKIPLDERSERSSIKMRFPVPGQSSSGGHSSSSSSRGSEQDIKVRIRVPERRSGEDGKSREKHRERSNHHHHHHHHHHHHHSSATGSLSTSSSSSSAQKHSSSASASGSSKKVSGDSVRTSSSSSSSRKRTHLPDPSGTHPSKVSKSSRNSFQLPTLSGVPSHAMGQGSDILPSLSLSHHQGNYSHSKSDKADTNGHNSGSQSNEYQDTFDMLNSLLSAQGVQPAQPQMFDYRSQYGEYRFSSNARGGGQAPPLPSEPPPPLPPLPK, via the exons ATGGCGGCTTCGTTCCCTTCGCTTTCGCTAAATAACAATAAATGGTACTTCACGCGCGAACAAATCGAAAACAGTCCATCTCGCCGAGCGGGACTTGATCCCGACAAAGAGCTTTCGTACCGACAGCAAGCTGCTAACCTGCTGCAGGACATGGGACAGCGGCTCAACGT GTCTCAACTTACAATTAACACTGCCATTGTCTATATGCATCGGTTCTACATGATCCAGTCCTTCACTCGCTTCCACCGAAAT GTGATTGCTCCTGCAGCTCTCTTTTTAGCCGCGAAAGTAGAAGAACAGCCTCGCAAGCTGGAACATGTTATTAAGGTGACCCATGCGTGTCTCAATCCTCAGGACCCGTCACCAGACACTAGGAGTGAT ACATACCTGCAACAAGCCCAAGACCTGGTCATTCTTGAGAGCATTATACTCCAGACCCTGG CTTTTGAGATCACCATTGATCATCCCCACACACATGTTGTCAAGTGTACTCAGCTTGTGCGAG CGAGCAAGGACTTGGCTCAAACCTCATATTTCATGGCAACAAACAG tcTCCACTTGACTACATTCTGCCTGCAGTATAGCCCACCCATCGTAGCTTGTGTTTGTATTCATCTGGCCTGTAAATGGTCCAACTGGGAAATTCCAGTTTCCACAGACGGCAAACACTGGTGGGAGTATGTTGACCCCACAGTGACCCTTGAACTGTTGGATG AGCTCACACATGAGTTCCTGCAGATCTTGGAGAAGACGCCTAGCCGCTTAAAACGCATCAGAAACTGGAAA GCTGCAGGTCAAACGGCAAAGAAATCAAAAGTACAAGATGGTGATCAGTCAGAAGCCATTATGAACATGATCTCCATGGCGGCGTCCGACAGCACATTGGCCGGGCTGATGAGTCTCTCCGCCCCACCCTCCGGTTCCTCCTTAGACTCCTCAGCCGACGACCCCAGCGCTGCTCCCTCATCCCAACACTGGCAGGGTCCTGCCAAAGAGCAGCCTACCGCCAACGAGCTTCACGTACCTGCTAAGTTGTCTCTGAGCGAGTATCGGGTGAAGCACGCCGACGAGCTGGCGGCGCAGAAACGAAAGCTGGAGAACATGGAGGCAAGTGTGAAACAGGGATACGCCACTGCCGCCCAGGCCCTAATGAACCAGCAGAGGAAGGAGAAGCACCATCACCACCAGCAGTCCAGCTCTACTTCCTCAGACGTAAACAACCCCTCGCCCATCGTCCTAAAGATCCCGTTGGACGAACGATCGGAACGCAGTTCCATAAAAATGCGCTTCCCGGTGCCAGGCCAATCCAGCAGCGGGgggcacagcagcagcagcagcagtcgAGGATCCGAGCAGGACATTAAAGTGCGAATTCGGGTTCCAGAAAGGCGATCCGGAGAAGACGGGAAAAGCCGCGAGAAGCACCGAGAGCGCTccaaccaccaccaccaccatcatcatcaccatcaccACCACCACTCTTCCGCCACCGGCTCTTTATCAACATCGTCTTCCTCATCCTCAGCACAAAAACACTCGAGTTCTGCCAGCGCGTCAGGAAGTAGCAAAAAGGTCTCAGGTGATTCGGTGCGAACGAGTTCTTCGTCATCCTCGTCCCGAAAAAGAACCCACTTGCCGGATCCATCCGGCACCCATCCCTCGAAAGTCAGCAAATCGTCCAGAAACTCGTTTCAGTTGCCGACGCTTTCCGGAGTGCCCTCCCACGCGATGGGTCAGGGGTCCGACATCCTTCCCTCGCTGAGCCTCTCGCACCATCAGGGAAACTATTCGCACTCCAAGTCGGACAAAGCCGACACGAACGGCCACAATTCGGGCAGCCAGTCCAACGAGTACCAGGACACTTTTGACATGTTGAACTCGCTGCTCAGCGCGCAGGGGGTGCAGCCGGCGCAACCTCAGATGTTTGACTATCGCTCTCAGTACGGAGAGTACCGATTTAGCAGTAACGCTCGCGGAGGAGGCCAGGCACCACCTTTACCCTCAGAACCACCTCCACCTCTGCCGCCTCTGCCCAAATGA